Proteins from a genomic interval of Fundulus heteroclitus isolate FHET01 chromosome 21, MU-UCD_Fhet_4.1, whole genome shotgun sequence:
- the LOC118556871 gene encoding uncharacterized protein LOC118556871 has product MEFVCLNEDKYEASQLNVKNEECCVQPYAFEPLVRRELRVNTEESGESRSSDDGHASRLTSSSSDSESASEEYIDDRSHRLTNTDWCKCGNCVIMPTVDECKCCTETHLVDQEVESAGLQCITLHEGFQGNCLNQYVLKASFVEFLEGHGPLGNDEPVNEIYRLESSQMGVHGCLQCGSSPTSTWPQPAQHFHHCLPHTNIHGWRCCGSTMSSSCFFDQRLFTAGIRTCPWTSSPRRRPYSP; this is encoded by the exons ATGGAGTTTGTATGTTTAAACGAGGACAAATACGAAGCGAGCCAACTTAATGTTAAAAACGAGGAGTGCTGTGTCCAGCCATATGCGTTTGAGCCGTTAGTTAGGCGTGAATTACGGGTCAACACCGAGGAAAGTGGAGAAAGTAGGAGTAGCGATGATGGCCACGCTAGTAGGCTGACATCGTCGTCGTCCGACTCAGAATCTGCCAGTGAAGAGTATATTGACGACCGTTCCCATCGACTGACAAATACTGACTG GTGCAAATGTGGCAACTGTGTGATTATGCCCACAGTGGATGAATGCAAGTGCTGCACAGAAACGCACCTTGTTGATCAGGAAGTCGAGTCAGCTGGGCTGCAATGTATAACCTTACATGAAGGCTTTCAGGGAAACTGCCTCAACCAGTATGTCCTCAAGGCATCTTTTGTTGAATTTTTGGAGGGACATGGTCCTCTTGGAAATGATGAACCAGTAAACGA gATTTACAG GTTGGAAAGTTCTCAAATGGGTGTTCATGGATGTCTACAATGTGGTTCATCACCAACTTCCACTTGGCCACAACCAGCTCAGCATTTCCATCACTGCTTGCCCCACACCAATATACATGGTTGGAGATGCTGTGGATCCACG AtgagcagctcttgcttttttGACCAGAGACTATTCACAGCTGGAATAAG AACCTGTCCGTGGACCTCGAGCCCCAGAAGGCGGCCCTACAGTCCTTGA